In a single window of the Dryobates pubescens isolate bDryPub1 chromosome Z, bDryPub1.pri, whole genome shotgun sequence genome:
- the LOC104299325 gene encoding oncostatin-M-specific receptor subunit beta, which translates to MNYFMILAVLLPLRTCYTVYSHQDSLVFPITYLNISKNSTLQRLLVEWDVGNAAHEAELAMSFEIQVRRADEKTTVWTEFHNTTLDKSGKPLHWIWDSDLPLECVSHSVRIRSKAEASKIWSQWSLWETVLGLDTSNNSGPQIFPNEKIIEEGSDITFCCIAREGQIIEELFLEPVVHNFSHINSQVGLLTVKNGAYQQRHHMTVYCQESCSEDECLESAVFLVGKPPDTPNDFSCQTQDMRTVTCTWSKGGDTYLYGHNSPKYTLFEELSKKMVPCTVSCSEQCSCSWDVGQQRICNVTVTVENPLGRKTASDVFNITHRIYPTAPFQLWGKCTDTEITLYWNHGNKGLELFCQTEVVQPDGNVELHNSSDTHLHSASMTLSGLQPYTEYTVRVRCGAAKHFWRWSEWSKAQTIRTEESTPSGELDIWREITPVQGGRNVTLFWKQADSFRAHGRSISYEVTWENLEDGSKPESISFSSVYNRTTIFIDNHSYRITVKAKNNVNYSLPSLLIIPRATGPEELKEEQVNGTDDGILISWEPRRMYDCYIIDWCNFPRLQPCDLQWKRFGPNASSALISSAAFVPGVRYNFHVYGSVANRASLLEKKTGYFRELPPLFDPVVEKIELTFNTVTLSWDSYPTNASQPGFVRGYHVYLSSIQEDCSLEGSEKHVLQDDSVLCRYTIENPEEKRYTVKHLLSNTKYKLVVKAYTGGGETPIVNFIYIDTPLNSNMLYLLVLLVIVPSLGAALCCWKMKWMKECCCPIIPSPNKSKVLSFKEFKIGSEKVLKISDCIPDMLTMDNKAEVQKLNLWNQLPSTPKEDKTNGHNSSWVYHKENEERDFTSTSTPQTHTWFENFAYSSHLAGESDPYQILETLEVSMLGLSEVLYQPHHYFDILNEDAVSTPRETAGRKSSPRYISQTDVHCLGRRL; encoded by the exons TGAACTTGCAATGTCTTTTGAAATACAAGTCCGACGAGCAGATGAAAAAACAACTGTGTGGACA GAGTTTCATAACACCACACTTGATAAATCAGGAAAGCCTCTTCATTGGATATGGGATTCAGACTTACCTTTGGAGTGTGTGTCACACTCAGTGAGAATcaggagcaaagcagaggcATCAAAAATTTGGAGTCAATGGAGTCTGTGGGAGACTGTCCTGG GCCTGGACACTTCAAATAACAGTGGACCACAAATCTTTCCAAATGAAAAAATTATAGAGGAAGGCTCTGACATCACTTTCTGTTGCATTGCACGGGAAGGCCAGATCATTGAGGAATTATTTCTAGAGCCTGTTGTTCACAATTTCAGTCACATAAACAGTCAAGTTGGACTTCTCACTGTGAAAAATGGGGCATATCAACAAAGGCATCACATGACTGTCTACTGTCAAGAGTCTTGCAGTGAAGATGAGTGCTTGGAGTCTGCAGTTTTCTTAGTGGGTA AGCCACCTGATACACCTAACGATTTTTCCTGCCAAACTCAAGATATGAGAACAGTCACATGTACTTGGAGCAAAGGAGGAGATACCTACCTTTATGGACATAACTCACCAAAGTACACCTTGTTTGAAGA GCTTTCAAAGAAAATGGTTCCGTGCACAGTGAGTtgctctgagcagtgctcatGTTCTTGGGATGTAGGCCAGCAGAGAATCTGTAATGTCACCGTGACTGTGGAAAACCCACTGGGAAGGAAAACTGCCTCCGATGTGTTTAATATAACTCACAGAA TTTATCCCACTGCACCTTTTCAGCTCTGGGGGAAATGTACAGACACAGAAATCACTTTATATTGGAACCATGGAAACAAAGGACTTGAACTCTTTTGTCAGACTGAAGTCGTCCAGCCTGATGGGAATGTAGAATTG CACAATAGTTCAGACACACATCTCCATAGTGCCAGCATGACTCTGAGTGGGCTGCAGCCATACACTGAATACACAGTTAGAGTACGCTGTGGGGCAGCTAAGCATTTCTGGAGGTGGAGTGAATGGAGCAAAGCCCAAACCATCAGAACAGAAGAATCAA CTCCATCAGGGGAACTGGACATCTGGAGAGAAATTACACCAGTTCAGGGGGGGCGGAATGTGACCTTGTTCTGGAAG CAAGCAGACAGTTTTCGAGCACATGGAAGAAGTATTTCATATGAAGTAACCTGGGAAAACCTAGAAGATGGCTCTAAGCCTGAAAGCATCTCCTTTTCATCAGTCTACAATAGAACAACAATTTTCATTGACAACCATTCCTACAGAATCACTGTCAAGGCAAAGAACAATGTTAATTATTCACTTCCTTCACTGTTGATCATTCCTAGAGCTACAG GCCCTGAAGAGCTTAAGGAAGAACAGGTTAATGGTACAGATGACGGCATTTTAATTTCCTGGGAGCCCAGACGTATGTATGACTGTTACATCATTGATTGGTGTAACTTTCCAAGACTGCAGCCTTGTGATTTGCAGTGGAAGAGATTTGGGCCCAATGCTTCCAGTGCTCTGATCAGCTCAG CTGCTTTTGTTCCAGGGGTGAGATACAACTTCCACGTCTATGGATCTGTTGCTAATAGAGCCTCCTTACTGGAGAAGAAGACTGGTTATTTCAGGGAGTTAC ctcctctctttGACCCTGTTGTGGAAAAGATTGAACTGACTTTCAATACAGTAACACTATCTTGGGATTCTTACCCCACAAATGCGTCACAGCCTGGTTTTGTAAGAGGCTACCATGTTTATTTATCATCTATACAAGAGGACTGCAGTTTGGAAGGATCAGAAAAACATGTTCTTCAAG ATGATTCAGTGCTATGTAGATACACAATTGAAAACCCAGAAGAGAAGAGATACACTGTGAAACACCTATTGTCAAACACAAAATACAAGCTAGTGGTTAAAGCATATACTGGTGGAGGAGAAACTCCCATTGTTAACTTTATATACATAGATACACCGTTAAACT caAACATGCTGTACCTTCTAGTCCTGCTAGTGATAGTGCCATCACTAGGagcagctttgtgctgctggaagATGAAGTG GATGAAGGAGTGCTGCTGTCCTATAATACCTAGTCCTAACAAAAGCAAAGTGCTGTCATTCAAAGAGTTTAAG ATTGGTTCTGAGAAAGTACTGAAAATAAGTGACTGTATTCCTGACATGCTAACAATGGACAATAAGGCTGAAGTCCAGAAATTAAATCTATGGAACCAGCTGCCTTCAACACCAAAAGAAGATAAGACTAATGGCCACAATTCTTCCTGGGTTTACcataaagaaaatgaagagagaGATTTTACATCCACATCTACACCTCAGACCCATACCTGGTTCGAAAATTTTGCTTATTCTTCTCATCTTGCAGGTGAATCTGATCCCTATCAAATACTGGAGACACTAGAAGTAAGCATGTTGGGACTGTCAGAAGTTTTGTACCAGCCACACCACTACTTTGATATTTTAAATGAAGATGCTGTCTCAACACCCAGAGAAACAGCTGGCAGAAAGAGCAGTCCAAGATATATTTCACAAACAGATGTGCACTGCCTAGGGAGGAGGCTTTGA